Proteins from one Nakamurella multipartita DSM 44233 genomic window:
- a CDS encoding universal stress protein — protein MSATVSSTIVVGVDGSPESAVASEWAATEADRRHAELVVLTACAPYPAGLPGVPDAGEYLVRSERAGVEMVSGSTHRLQARHPGLVVTGRFLARDPRTALVAASESAVLTVVGTRGTGRLHAVLVGSVALHLASQARSPVAVIPHRAVPATGPVLVGVDPRGGNQPAIDLAFDEAARRDAELVAVLAGDRVVGHQGFARRPVQPLPVEIESEQAVLAEQLCGWREKYPEVRVTPMLMNGRVADCLARFADLTGHPQPQLTVVGNRGHGSMAGLILGSTSHDIIAAGTGPVLVVPASARRFAEAR, from the coding sequence ATGTCCGCAACCGTGTCATCGACGATCGTGGTCGGCGTCGACGGCTCTCCCGAGTCCGCCGTGGCGTCGGAGTGGGCGGCCACCGAGGCCGACCGGCGACACGCCGAGCTGGTCGTGCTGACCGCGTGCGCGCCGTACCCGGCCGGGCTCCCCGGAGTTCCCGACGCCGGCGAATACCTTGTTCGTTCCGAGCGGGCCGGGGTCGAGATGGTCAGCGGCTCCACCCATCGCCTCCAGGCGCGACACCCCGGATTGGTGGTCACCGGCCGCTTTCTGGCCCGGGATCCGCGGACGGCCCTGGTCGCGGCCAGCGAGTCGGCGGTGCTGACCGTGGTCGGTACCCGCGGCACCGGGCGCCTGCACGCGGTGCTGGTCGGGTCGGTCGCCCTGCACCTGGCCTCGCAGGCCCGGTCCCCCGTCGCGGTCATCCCGCACCGCGCCGTCCCGGCGACCGGCCCGGTGCTGGTCGGGGTCGATCCGCGCGGCGGGAACCAACCGGCGATCGACCTGGCCTTCGACGAGGCCGCCCGGCGCGACGCCGAGCTGGTGGCCGTGCTGGCCGGTGACCGGGTCGTCGGCCATCAGGGGTTCGCGCGCCGCCCGGTCCAGCCGTTGCCGGTGGAGATCGAAAGCGAGCAGGCGGTGCTGGCCGAGCAGCTGTGTGGATGGCGCGAGAAGTACCCGGAGGTGCGGGTGACGCCGATGCTGATGAATGGCCGGGTGGCCGACTGCCTGGCCCGCTTCGCCGACCTGACCGGCCACCCCCAACCCCAGCTGACCGTGGTCGGCAATCGTGGCCATGGCTCGATGGCCGGCCTGATCCTGGGGTCGACCAGCCACGACATCATCGCCGCGGGCACCGGCCCGGTGCTGGTGGTGCCGGCCTCCGCCCGCCGCTTCGCCGAGGCGCGATGA
- a CDS encoding universal stress protein → MTIANEFIVVGVDESDVALDAARWAADEASRRHCELRLVHAFTLPAIAGYPEFTTYSDDLQSGLRHDCEKMLRRVAADLQGEHPDLGIVTKVIYERASVALPAESARALLTVVGSGDENRVYGVLLGSVALAVASTNPAPVAVIHRGHHGRTSGPVVVGVDGAGTSEGAIAFAFQAASFRGAELVAVHTWHDVVVPGTHRFQNPLVDPARIEQEEREVLSERLAGWADKYPDVPVRQVLTSGRAVPRLLQEAEQAQLLVVGSHGRGGFTGMLLGSTSHSLILHSQAPVVVVRSAPAE, encoded by the coding sequence ATGACCATCGCCAATGAATTCATCGTGGTCGGTGTGGACGAATCGGATGTCGCGCTCGACGCCGCCCGCTGGGCGGCCGATGAGGCGTCCCGGCGGCACTGCGAGCTGCGCCTGGTGCACGCCTTCACCCTGCCCGCGATCGCCGGGTATCCCGAATTCACCACCTATTCCGACGATCTGCAGTCCGGGCTGCGTCACGACTGCGAAAAGATGCTGCGTCGCGTCGCGGCCGACCTGCAGGGCGAGCACCCGGATCTGGGCATCGTCACCAAGGTCATCTACGAACGGGCTTCGGTCGCCCTGCCCGCCGAGTCGGCCCGCGCGTTGCTGACGGTCGTCGGTTCGGGCGATGAGAACCGCGTCTACGGCGTCCTCCTGGGCTCGGTGGCGTTGGCCGTGGCGTCGACCAACCCGGCGCCGGTGGCGGTCATCCACCGGGGCCATCACGGACGGACGAGCGGACCGGTGGTGGTCGGCGTCGACGGGGCCGGTACCAGTGAGGGCGCGATCGCCTTCGCCTTCCAGGCCGCGTCCTTCCGGGGCGCGGAACTGGTGGCCGTGCACACCTGGCATGACGTGGTGGTGCCCGGTACCCACCGGTTCCAGAATCCATTGGTGGACCCGGCCCGGATCGAGCAGGAGGAGCGTGAGGTCCTGTCCGAACGCCTGGCCGGCTGGGCCGACAAGTACCCCGACGTTCCGGTTCGCCAGGTCCTGACCAGCGGCCGGGCCGTTCCGCGACTGTTGCAGGAGGCCGAGCAGGCTCAGCTGCTGGTGGTCGGCAGCCATGGTCGTGGCGGCTTCACCGGGATGCTGCTCGGTTCGACCAGCCATTCGCTGATCCTGCACAGCCAGGCCCCGGTCGTGGTGGTCCGGTCCGC
- a CDS encoding DUF2157 domain-containing protein, producing MTGPGLRTPDVERLEAVLERLVAAGRLSADQAVEVRTDYADAAPATLPPTERGAAAWRAVLPEVGGYVGGAFVVAAVLVLLGPRWDSLTAALQVSLLLGPGLLLVLAAGALSVTTPGGWRPRAAGNPSPRRRVVAVFLVVAAVLVAGAAAVIAGPDLADRVMSATATVLLIGAYAWCPAVLTQLALLLSAVLTVGTWTAWAAHQLTATENPSVAIGVALTVLAGGWLAGSVGGLVAERAVGVFGACAVAFLAAEILAVGGESTAAAVAGYLLLAVLAAGGLVGYVRTRLIGLLVVGVVALAVVVPQAVLDLTDGAIGAGGALLLVGMSVIGASVLGFRLRRGGSPG from the coding sequence GTGACTGGTCCCGGTCTGCGCACTCCGGATGTCGAACGGCTCGAGGCCGTGCTCGAGCGGTTGGTGGCGGCCGGTCGGCTGTCCGCCGACCAGGCCGTCGAGGTCCGGACCGACTATGCGGACGCCGCCCCGGCCACGCTGCCTCCGACCGAGCGAGGCGCGGCGGCCTGGCGGGCGGTGCTGCCCGAGGTGGGCGGCTATGTCGGTGGGGCCTTCGTGGTCGCGGCGGTGCTGGTCCTGCTGGGTCCGCGCTGGGACAGTCTGACTGCGGCGCTGCAGGTTTCGCTCCTGCTCGGCCCGGGGCTGCTGCTGGTGCTCGCCGCCGGGGCTCTATCGGTGACCACCCCCGGGGGCTGGCGACCGCGCGCGGCCGGGAACCCCTCTCCGCGCCGCCGGGTCGTCGCGGTGTTCCTGGTGGTTGCCGCGGTGCTCGTCGCGGGCGCCGCGGCCGTGATCGCCGGCCCGGACCTGGCCGACCGCGTCATGTCGGCCACCGCCACCGTGCTGCTGATCGGCGCCTACGCCTGGTGCCCGGCGGTGCTGACCCAGCTGGCCCTGTTGCTCTCCGCGGTGCTGACCGTCGGCACCTGGACGGCGTGGGCGGCGCACCAGCTGACCGCCACCGAGAATCCCTCCGTCGCCATCGGTGTCGCGCTGACCGTGCTGGCCGGGGGATGGCTGGCCGGTTCCGTCGGCGGGCTGGTGGCCGAACGGGCGGTCGGGGTGTTCGGCGCGTGCGCGGTGGCCTTCCTGGCCGCCGAGATCCTCGCGGTGGGCGGCGAGTCGACCGCTGCGGCCGTCGCCGGCTACCTGCTGCTGGCGGTGCTGGCCGCGGGCGGGCTCGTCGGATACGTGCGGACCCGGCTGATCGGCCTGCTGGTGGTGGGCGTGGTGGCGCTGGCGGTGGTCGTTCCGCAGGCGGTCCTGGATCTCACCGACGGGGCGATCGGTGCCGGCGGGGCCCTGTTGCTGGTCGGGATGTCCGTCATCGGGGCCAGCGTGCTGGGGTTCCGGCTGCGCCGCGGCGGCTCACCGGGATGA
- a CDS encoding GNAT family N-acetyltransferase: protein MTVRVRPETPADAAAVQAIIGAAFPAVDGRVLEVGLNDELRTDPDRIPDLCLVADRDGVVVGQLTCSYGTLTDPAPAGATRRLVGVGPVAVRPADQGTGVGRALLADLIDRAAHRAELALVLLGDPAFYGRFGFRPAAEAGITAPDPAWGEHFQALVLAPGRPRLTGTFRYAAPFERL, encoded by the coding sequence ATGACGGTGCGAGTCCGTCCGGAAACCCCGGCCGACGCGGCCGCCGTGCAGGCGATCATCGGTGCGGCCTTCCCGGCGGTGGACGGCCGGGTGCTGGAGGTCGGACTTAACGACGAGCTGCGCACCGATCCCGACCGGATCCCCGACCTGTGCCTGGTCGCCGACCGGGACGGGGTCGTCGTCGGCCAGCTGACCTGCAGCTACGGGACGCTGACCGACCCGGCGCCGGCCGGCGCCACCCGCCGGTTGGTCGGGGTGGGCCCGGTGGCCGTGCGCCCGGCCGATCAGGGCACCGGCGTCGGCCGGGCCCTGCTGGCCGACTTGATCGACCGGGCGGCCCACCGGGCAGAGCTTGCCCTGGTGCTGCTCGGCGACCCGGCCTTCTACGGCCGTTTCGGCTTCCGGCCGGCGGCCGAGGCGGGCATCACCGCGCCGGACCCCGCCTGGGGCGAGCATTTCCAGGCCCTGGTCCTGGCGCCGGGGCGCCCGCGGCTGACCGGCACCTTCCGCTACGCGGCGCCCTTCGAGCGGCTCTGA
- a CDS encoding single-stranded DNA-binding protein: MSHAASITLVGRAGTDPQLSSGPTGDRVSLRVVATERRFDRGIQEWVDGDEFGVSVVCWKALATAVLGTVRRGDPVIVCGRIATRRFDKDGVTQYFTEIKADAIGLDVAKVGGRIARRSTDSWTTGGAAAESREEAATDQEAANRGAPEAAPADSDETLPPERYADEDPWGLRDTASVERGGELVGSG, from the coding sequence ATGAGTCATGCAGCGTCGATCACGCTGGTCGGACGGGCCGGCACGGACCCGCAACTGTCCTCCGGTCCCACCGGTGACCGGGTCAGCCTGCGGGTGGTGGCCACCGAGCGCCGGTTCGACCGGGGGATCCAGGAATGGGTCGATGGTGACGAGTTCGGGGTCAGCGTGGTCTGTTGGAAGGCCCTGGCCACGGCGGTGCTGGGTACCGTCCGCCGGGGTGACCCGGTGATCGTGTGCGGGCGCATCGCCACCCGCCGGTTCGACAAGGACGGCGTCACCCAGTACTTCACCGAGATCAAGGCGGACGCGATCGGCCTGGACGTGGCCAAGGTCGGCGGTCGCATCGCCCGCCGGAGCACCGACAGCTGGACGACCGGCGGCGCGGCCGCGGAATCCCGCGAGGAGGCGGCCACCGACCAGGAGGCGGCCAACCGCGGCGCCCCGGAGGCGGCCCCGGCCGATTCCGATGAGACGCTGCCGCCCGAGCGGTATGCCGACGAGGATCCGTGGGGCCTGCGCGACACCGCGTCGGTCGAGCGGGGCGGCGAACTGGTGGGCAGCGGCTGA
- a CDS encoding GntR family transcriptional regulator — protein MVAAPPNGPDVNARASTHSPLMGILRAERAGLSQQAILTELRRAILSGDVAPGTQVPMDEVAELFGVSRIPIRESLKTLIGEGLVDHQPRAGYTVARLTPQEFRELYIVRGVLGIAALSAAIDSAGPDDDREAAEALHALDRAMQNRDYRAYQRDSRRFHFALATPCRMPRLMHMIELVWNITEPIQPMAHIRQRDRDELHGEHRDMLDAFVARDRARLLRITRQHLDELETTVSDLSATDLFDSPAG, from the coding sequence ATGGTTGCTGCCCCGCCGAACGGCCCCGATGTGAATGCGCGCGCATCCACCCACTCCCCGCTGATGGGCATCCTGCGAGCCGAGCGGGCCGGACTGTCCCAGCAGGCCATCCTCACCGAGCTGCGACGGGCGATCCTGTCCGGTGATGTCGCCCCCGGCACTCAGGTCCCGATGGACGAGGTCGCCGAGCTGTTCGGGGTGAGCCGGATCCCGATCCGCGAATCGCTCAAGACTCTGATCGGCGAGGGCCTGGTCGACCACCAGCCACGAGCCGGGTACACCGTCGCCCGGCTCACCCCCCAGGAGTTCCGCGAGCTCTACATCGTCCGTGGGGTGCTGGGGATCGCCGCGTTGTCGGCCGCGATCGACTCGGCCGGACCCGATGACGACCGGGAGGCGGCCGAGGCCCTGCACGCCCTGGACCGAGCGATGCAGAACCGGGACTACCGCGCCTACCAGCGCGACAGCCGCCGATTCCACTTCGCGCTGGCCACGCCGTGCCGGATGCCCCGGCTGATGCACATGATCGAGCTGGTCTGGAACATCACCGAGCCGATCCAGCCGATGGCCCACATCCGCCAGCGGGACCGGGACGAGCTGCACGGCGAGCACCGCGACATGCTCGACGCGTTCGTCGCCCGGGACCGGGCGCGACTGCTGCGCATCACCCGCCAGCACCTGGACGAACTCGAGACGACCGTCTCCGACCTGTCCGCCACCGACCTGTTCGACTCACCCGCCGGCTGA
- a CDS encoding zinc-dependent alcohol dehydrogenase family protein, whose translation MQAWVVQQCAPIDQGPLRRIERPAPVPGPGQVRVAVSCCGVCRTDLHLAEGDLPPRRPEVTPGHEVVGRVDALGPGATRFAVGERVGVAWLARTDQTCRYCRRGDENLCAEPTFTGWDVDGGYADQCLVDERFAYRLPEQVSDEQAAPLLCAGIIGYRALRVAQVPVGGRLGIYGFGGSAHLTAQIALQLGLRVHVLTRGEHNRALARELGADSVADATDEPPEPLDGAILFAPAGDLVPVALRALDSGATLAVAGIWLSDIPALNYQRELFRERRLRSVTANTRRDGEEFLRLSARFGITATTHRYPMAQAPAALADLAHGRFGGAAVLYH comes from the coding sequence ATGCAGGCGTGGGTGGTGCAACAGTGCGCGCCGATCGACCAGGGGCCGCTGCGGCGGATCGAGCGGCCGGCCCCGGTACCCGGACCCGGTCAGGTCCGGGTAGCCGTGTCGTGCTGCGGGGTGTGTCGCACCGACCTGCACCTGGCCGAAGGCGATCTGCCGCCCCGGCGACCCGAGGTCACTCCCGGCCATGAGGTCGTCGGCCGGGTGGACGCGCTCGGCCCCGGAGCCACCCGATTCGCCGTCGGCGAGCGGGTGGGCGTGGCCTGGCTCGCCCGGACCGATCAGACCTGTCGCTACTGCCGCCGGGGTGATGAGAACCTCTGCGCGGAGCCGACCTTCACCGGCTGGGACGTCGACGGTGGCTACGCCGACCAGTGTCTGGTCGACGAGCGGTTCGCCTACCGCTTGCCCGAGCAGGTCTCGGACGAGCAGGCCGCTCCCCTGCTGTGCGCCGGCATCATCGGCTACCGCGCCCTGCGGGTCGCACAGGTCCCGGTCGGTGGACGTCTGGGCATCTACGGTTTCGGCGGAAGTGCCCATTTAACCGCGCAGATCGCCCTGCAGCTGGGCCTGCGGGTGCACGTGCTGACCCGGGGCGAGCACAACCGGGCCCTGGCCCGCGAGCTGGGCGCCGACTCCGTGGCAGACGCGACCGACGAGCCGCCGGAGCCGCTGGACGGGGCGATCCTGTTCGCGCCGGCCGGTGACCTGGTCCCGGTGGCCCTGCGCGCCTTGGACTCCGGGGCGACCCTGGCCGTCGCCGGCATCTGGTTGTCCGACATTCCCGCCCTGAACTATCAGCGGGAGCTGTTCCGGGAACGGCGACTGCGCAGCGTCACGGCCAACACTCGACGCGACGGTGAGGAGTTCCTCCGGCTCAGCGCCCGCTTCGGGATCACGGCCACCACCCACCGGTATCCAATGGCCCAGGCCCCGGCCGCGCTGGCCGATCTGGCCCACGGGCGGTTCGGCGGGGCGGCGGTGCTGTACCACTGA
- a CDS encoding universal stress protein, translating into MNPLEESRAVHEAQRGVVTRAGGVTSHEHALQQYLVAAQYGVTRGDRPQPDAAAPPAAPPAAQTVADESSDRTDRRSEYPAGAVVVGVDDSAGARAAAAWGADEAVRRHAPLVLVHAYRLPATGGFPGYNPVPDDLLEQLRAAGDHLLRRIGEEVAGRHPDLPVVRSLVHGRAEVALREASGQARLTVVGNAPSSRVAGALLGSVALAVTSSNPVPVAVVHAGHQVADGPIVVGVDGSPLSEAAVAFAFDEAALRGVELVAVHAWNDVYLDSRRLEPLLIDPQTLLEQERALLGERLAGWGEKYPDVPVRQVLLHQRPVQALLGYADSAGAMVVGSHGRGGFAGMLLGSTGHALATHGQCPVIVVRNAVDRAR; encoded by the coding sequence ATGAACCCGCTCGAGGAATCCCGGGCCGTCCACGAGGCGCAGCGTGGGGTGGTCACCCGAGCCGGTGGGGTGACCAGCCATGAGCATGCGCTGCAGCAGTACCTGGTCGCCGCGCAGTACGGCGTGACCCGCGGCGATCGCCCGCAGCCGGACGCCGCCGCCCCGCCCGCGGCACCGCCGGCCGCCCAGACCGTCGCCGACGAGAGTTCGGACCGGACCGACCGGCGGTCCGAGTACCCGGCGGGTGCCGTGGTGGTCGGCGTCGACGACTCGGCCGGCGCCCGGGCGGCGGCTGCGTGGGGCGCCGACGAGGCGGTGCGGCGACACGCCCCGCTGGTGCTCGTGCACGCCTACCGGTTGCCGGCGACCGGCGGTTTCCCCGGCTACAACCCGGTCCCGGACGATCTGCTCGAACAGCTGCGGGCCGCGGGCGACCACCTGCTCCGGCGCATCGGCGAGGAGGTGGCGGGCCGCCACCCGGACCTGCCGGTCGTCCGCTCGTTGGTCCACGGCCGCGCCGAGGTGGCGTTGCGGGAGGCCTCCGGGCAGGCGCGATTGACGGTCGTCGGCAACGCGCCGTCGTCCCGGGTGGCCGGTGCGTTGCTCGGTTCGGTGGCCCTGGCCGTGACGTCGTCGAATCCGGTTCCCGTCGCGGTGGTCCATGCCGGGCACCAGGTGGCCGACGGACCGATCGTCGTCGGCGTCGACGGGTCCCCGCTCAGCGAGGCGGCGGTGGCGTTCGCGTTCGACGAGGCCGCCCTGCGCGGCGTCGAACTGGTTGCCGTCCATGCCTGGAACGATGTCTACCTGGACTCCCGACGGTTGGAGCCGCTGCTGATCGATCCGCAGACCCTGCTGGAGCAGGAGCGGGCTCTGCTCGGTGAACGCCTCGCCGGGTGGGGGGAGAAGTACCCGGACGTCCCGGTGCGGCAGGTCCTGCTGCATCAGCGACCCGTGCAGGCGTTGCTGGGCTACGCCGACTCCGCGGGCGCGATGGTCGTGGGCAGCCACGGCCGCGGCGGGTTCGCCGGGATGCTGCTCGGGTCCACCGGACACGCGTTGGCCACCCACGGCCAGTGCCCGGTGATCGTCGTCCGGAACGCCGTCGACCGGGCCCGCTGA
- a CDS encoding universal stress protein, with the protein MTSSENYRANREAISDVAARSGGVSPHDRAVERYLIAAQIRAGHPIATTTGPTGPTGRAATVPEDAKAGDPPSASTEPAPRLPDQRFPRDAIVVGLDGSAGADAAAGWAADEAARRLAPLLLVHAYHLPTVGAYPGYDFVPTDYLDQLRAAGARLLADTADHLRVVHPSMTVMTSLHHGSAVVALREASEHAQLTVVGNAPPSRFTGVLLGSVALAVTSSNPVPVAVIPSGSAPARGPIVVGVDGSPLSEAAVGFAFDEAALRGVDLIAVHAWNDVYLDNQGLQPLLVDPRTLEDQERALLSERLAGWAEKYPDVVVHRELRHQRPTTALLEHSRTAQLVVVGSRGRGGFSGMLLGSTSHALASHAHCPVIVIRRPSA; encoded by the coding sequence ATGACTTCGTCGGAGAACTACCGGGCCAACCGCGAGGCAATCAGCGATGTGGCCGCCCGCTCGGGCGGCGTGTCACCGCACGATCGGGCCGTCGAGCGGTACCTCATCGCTGCCCAGATCCGGGCCGGCCACCCCATCGCCACCACCACCGGGCCCACCGGGCCCACCGGCCGGGCGGCAACCGTACCGGAGGATGCCAAGGCGGGCGATCCGCCCTCGGCGTCGACCGAACCCGCGCCGCGGCTGCCCGACCAGCGCTTTCCCCGGGACGCGATCGTGGTCGGTCTCGACGGGTCGGCCGGCGCCGATGCGGCCGCCGGCTGGGCGGCCGACGAGGCGGCACGGCGCCTGGCCCCGCTGCTGCTGGTGCACGCTTACCACCTGCCCACGGTCGGCGCCTACCCCGGTTACGACTTCGTGCCCACCGACTACCTGGATCAGCTGCGGGCGGCCGGAGCCCGGCTGCTGGCCGACACCGCGGACCATCTGCGGGTCGTCCACCCGTCGATGACCGTCATGACCTCCCTGCATCACGGGTCCGCGGTGGTCGCGCTGCGCGAGGCGTCCGAGCACGCGCAGCTCACCGTCGTCGGCAACGCTCCACCGTCCCGCTTCACCGGCGTGCTGCTCGGCTCGGTCGCCCTGGCCGTCACGTCCAGCAATCCGGTCCCGGTGGCCGTCATTCCCAGCGGGTCGGCGCCGGCCCGCGGCCCGATCGTGGTCGGGGTCGACGGTTCGCCGCTGAGCGAGGCCGCGGTCGGGTTCGCCTTCGACGAAGCCGCCCTGCGGGGCGTGGACCTGATCGCCGTGCATGCCTGGAACGACGTGTATCTGGACAACCAGGGTCTGCAGCCGCTGCTGGTCGACCCGCGCACGCTGGAGGACCAGGAGCGGGCGCTGCTCAGCGAGCGACTGGCCGGCTGGGCCGAGAAGTATCCCGATGTGGTGGTGCACCGGGAGCTTCGCCACCAGCGGCCCACGACCGCGCTGCTCGAACACAGCCGCACCGCGCAGCTGGTGGTTGTCGGCAGCCGCGGCCGAGGCGGGTTCTCCGGCATGTTGCTCGGTTCGACCAGCCACGCCCTAGCCTCCCACGCGCACTGTCCGGTGATCGTCATCCGTCGGCCCTCCGCCTGA
- a CDS encoding cytochrome c oxidase assembly protein, with protein MPKWTSPDAGDVTPEELTEGQRPVTDPTPPSTTEPVPISKTPIPNATPTADPTVTDPGRDRSDPWSVTAVVLAAAAIALCVAAGLAAIAPPRVQVAGLPTAGEFTDLALPAVKAIVDFAAAVTVGWLLAAAWLAPAQRNGFLDVGGYRAIKAASLSATVWAVGSFALIPLILSDTLGRPVNQSLSADWVISGISALNSVRAALIAGIAALLIAILARAVLHPGWAAVLLVLALVALVPQADSGHSASSGDHDVAVDSMIYHLVGISLWVGGLVAFLGLARQRVAHLDVVARRYSSIALVAFIAVAASGFGNAWLRITYLSDLWTTPYGRLVLLKAGLLTVLGIIGYLHRRHTLPAVARGERRPLIRLAVVEVLIMAATIGVASALARTATPPPSGAAPSDLELALGFSLDGPPTPLSLALGWRFDWLLGTASVVAAVLYLIGVRRLRRNGVYWPPGRTAAWLVGCAMLLIATSSGLARYGIAEFSMHMIEHMVLGMVAPILLVLGGPVTLTLRALPAAGRDQVPGLREGIVSAMHSRFVRFVTHPIVVFVLFVVSFYLLYFTPLFEIMITSHVGHVLMSVHFLVVGYLYYWVIIGVDPAPRQLSPFVKLAMLLGALPFHAFFGLALMNSHTAMAADYYTGLGLPWVTDLVAEQRLGGAIAWGATEIPIIIVMIALLSQWARSDEKEARRSDRKGDRGADEELDAYNRMLAQLAERDTPGRS; from the coding sequence GTGCCGAAGTGGACGTCGCCCGACGCCGGTGACGTGACACCGGAGGAGCTGACCGAGGGTCAGCGCCCGGTGACCGACCCCACCCCGCCGTCGACCACGGAACCGGTGCCGATCTCGAAGACCCCGATCCCGAACGCGACACCGACCGCGGACCCGACGGTCACGGACCCGGGTCGCGACCGGAGCGACCCGTGGTCGGTGACCGCGGTGGTGCTGGCCGCCGCGGCCATCGCCCTGTGCGTCGCCGCCGGACTGGCCGCCATCGCCCCACCCCGGGTACAGGTGGCCGGGCTGCCGACCGCCGGGGAGTTCACCGATCTGGCGCTGCCGGCGGTGAAGGCGATCGTCGACTTCGCGGCGGCGGTCACCGTGGGCTGGCTGCTCGCGGCGGCCTGGCTGGCGCCGGCTCAGCGCAACGGCTTCCTGGACGTCGGCGGCTACCGGGCGATCAAGGCCGCGTCGCTGTCCGCGACGGTGTGGGCGGTCGGCTCGTTCGCGCTGATCCCGCTGATCCTGTCGGACACCCTCGGGCGGCCGGTCAACCAGTCGTTGTCCGCGGACTGGGTGATCAGTGGCATCTCCGCGCTCAACAGCGTCCGGGCCGCGCTCATCGCGGGGATCGCCGCACTGCTGATCGCCATCCTGGCCCGGGCCGTGCTGCACCCCGGGTGGGCGGCCGTATTGCTGGTGCTGGCCCTGGTCGCGCTGGTGCCGCAGGCCGACTCGGGTCATTCGGCCTCGTCCGGCGATCACGACGTCGCCGTGGACAGCATGATCTACCACCTGGTCGGGATCAGCCTGTGGGTCGGCGGGCTGGTCGCCTTCCTGGGCCTGGCCCGGCAACGCGTCGCCCATCTCGACGTCGTGGCCCGGCGGTACTCCAGCATCGCGCTGGTTGCCTTCATCGCCGTTGCGGCCTCCGGATTCGGCAACGCCTGGCTGCGGATCACCTACCTGTCCGACCTGTGGACGACGCCCTACGGCCGGCTCGTGCTGCTCAAGGCCGGTCTGCTGACCGTGCTCGGAATCATCGGCTACCTGCACCGGCGGCACACCCTGCCGGCCGTCGCTCGCGGCGAGCGGCGCCCGCTGATCCGGTTGGCCGTGGTCGAGGTGTTGATCATGGCGGCCACCATCGGGGTCGCGTCCGCGCTGGCCCGCACGGCCACGCCGCCACCGAGCGGCGCCGCCCCGTCCGACCTGGAACTGGCGCTGGGGTTCTCGCTGGACGGTCCGCCGACGCCACTGAGCCTGGCCCTGGGCTGGCGGTTCGACTGGTTGCTGGGCACCGCCTCGGTCGTCGCCGCCGTGCTGTACCTGATCGGGGTGCGCCGGCTGCGCCGCAACGGCGTGTACTGGCCGCCGGGACGCACGGCCGCCTGGCTGGTCGGCTGCGCGATGCTGCTGATCGCCACCTCCTCCGGCCTGGCCCGGTACGGCATCGCCGAGTTCTCGATGCACATGATCGAGCACATGGTGCTGGGCATGGTCGCGCCGATCCTGCTGGTGCTCGGAGGCCCGGTCACGCTGACGCTGCGGGCGCTGCCGGCGGCCGGCCGGGACCAGGTGCCGGGCTTGCGGGAGGGCATCGTGTCGGCGATGCACAGCCGCTTCGTCCGGTTCGTGACCCACCCGATCGTGGTGTTCGTGCTGTTCGTGGTGTCGTTCTACCTGCTCTACTTCACCCCGCTGTTCGAGATCATGATCACCTCGCACGTGGGCCACGTGCTGATGAGCGTGCATTTCCTGGTCGTCGGGTACCTGTACTACTGGGTGATCATCGGGGTGGACCCGGCGCCGCGGCAGCTGTCGCCGTTCGTCAAGCTGGCCATGCTGCTGGGGGCGCTGCCGTTCCACGCGTTCTTCGGCCTGGCCCTGATGAACTCGCACACCGCGATGGCGGCCGACTACTACACCGGACTGGGCCTGCCCTGGGTGACCGATCTGGTCGCCGAGCAGCGTCTGGGCGGGGCGATCGCCTGGGGGGCCACCGAGATCCCGATCATCATCGTGATGATCGCGTTGCTCTCGCAGTGGGCCCGCAGCGACGAGAAGGAAGCGCGCCGGTCCGACCGCAAGGGTGACCGGGGCGCCGACGAGGAGCTCGACGCCTACAACCGGATGCTGGCCCAGCTCGCCGAGCGGGACACGCCCGGACGCTCATGA